One stretch of Fretibacterium sp. OH1220_COT-178 DNA includes these proteins:
- a CDS encoding clostripain-related cysteine peptidase, whose protein sequence is MTLLTFTLVLFFSSSSFGAAPAETAEAPSSKSRGPWDWGAPVPGDRDWTILVYLDGDNNLEEWALTDLKEMEQGLPEGGKVEVVVLLDRAKGYSDEMGDWTGTRAYRVKRSTRKDAIGSELIADCGERNMGAPETLEAFVQAAVRKFPARRTALVLWNHGMGWISMASDEDAPGAVDGVDALTLSGLRGVLSRVAPSLPGGKLDLLTFDMCLMAQLEVAAACAPFARYMVAGATILPSVGMDYLAALPLFTQGLDTGEIARRMVGAGCKGFLKIHWDTASLTAFDLSKADALISACAKFAGKLGTLAPKAWSDVTRTLFYAMNYIGPGDYREKGDAVSSVDLMDWLRRLSAMPCGTDLKGEIAAVEKAVSPLILATESGPSIPLSRGLSLYAPLRADNVRPGYEETDFDRAVGWSKALAAVYAMQKKEGMDPPKIVSVELGSPVPKQGVGTPRRGADYAIEPSSEFVPLSGTAFSGMTRSYLKATLEGKNILWGYCGFAFSRERDGEYVQSLSQLLPAENINPDEETTDIGTPVFRDGRNELLYQLAGLLHYFSNGESRSLVQVDAVDVSNPKLITVSGLYSSPGLGKDIPVQIGVESDFGSIVSMAGVVTDAGGKMTVVAITPKPQDVFRPLLNKIADGKLVQVVGDPIEWKDGLSVVVEPVPAGSWMRVLVQAESLGGEGDIHIAPPVRAAENPMVTPYLKVTQERGYEHFLGRYAAVGIVPSRTGTNSLLAPNGAVLEIEQASGREMAFAATLSAFGSDPVHLRLLVQPEGLPIVRSVVPGEGGALTLVKSDFALLVPEEGRYSWRMIDCASGSHIQLIPLDDLWFPAGYLEGEWSGDDGSTLTFRGGQAGYAPAGGALRQGSFTLSDNRVTLTPSDGQPLVLFTAYNPETKALVVTFADTETATVYNRQAGSPPHPQPPHPDPSQPQYPSQSVPPQPQVPPQGATLDGVWGAFVNGQQLVMQIQGNQYGVWVNGMPSEAGVFQIQGNRMYGQTNTGAAFSNLFQWDPSGMAFAITAPNGFTIVYQRMQ, encoded by the coding sequence TTGACCCTCCTTACTTTTACCCTTGTTTTGTTCTTTTCAAGCTCATCCTTTGGGGCGGCCCCTGCAGAAACCGCAGAAGCGCCGTCATCCAAAAGCCGCGGTCCATGGGACTGGGGAGCGCCGGTCCCGGGGGACAGGGATTGGACGATCCTGGTCTATCTTGACGGCGACAACAACCTGGAGGAGTGGGCCTTGACCGATCTGAAGGAGATGGAGCAGGGGCTCCCCGAGGGCGGCAAGGTCGAGGTCGTCGTGCTGCTGGACCGGGCCAAGGGCTACAGCGACGAGATGGGCGACTGGACCGGGACGCGCGCCTACCGCGTCAAAAGATCCACCCGAAAGGACGCGATCGGCTCGGAACTGATCGCGGACTGCGGCGAGCGGAACATGGGGGCCCCGGAGACCCTCGAGGCTTTCGTGCAGGCCGCCGTCCGAAAGTTTCCGGCCCGGAGGACCGCCCTGGTCCTCTGGAATCACGGCATGGGATGGATCAGTATGGCCAGCGACGAGGACGCGCCGGGTGCGGTGGATGGGGTGGACGCTCTGACGCTGAGCGGACTCCGGGGCGTCCTGTCTCGGGTGGCCCCATCTTTGCCGGGGGGAAAGCTGGACCTGCTCACCTTCGATATGTGTCTGATGGCCCAGCTGGAGGTGGCGGCGGCGTGTGCGCCCTTTGCCCGGTATATGGTCGCGGGGGCCACAATTCTGCCCTCGGTGGGCATGGACTACCTGGCCGCGCTGCCGTTGTTCACCCAGGGGCTCGACACGGGCGAGATCGCGCGCAGGATGGTCGGGGCGGGATGCAAGGGGTTCTTGAAGATCCATTGGGACACGGCGTCCCTCACCGCGTTCGATCTTTCCAAGGCCGACGCGCTCATCTCCGCCTGCGCGAAGTTTGCCGGAAAACTGGGCACCCTGGCGCCCAAGGCATGGAGCGACGTGACTCGGACGCTCTTCTACGCGATGAACTACATTGGGCCGGGGGACTACCGCGAGAAGGGGGATGCGGTGTCGAGTGTGGACCTGATGGACTGGCTGAGGCGTCTTTCGGCCATGCCGTGCGGGACGGACCTGAAGGGGGAGATCGCCGCGGTTGAAAAGGCCGTAAGCCCCCTGATTTTGGCGACCGAGTCCGGTCCGTCGATCCCCCTGAGCCGGGGGCTCTCCCTGTATGCGCCCCTGCGGGCCGACAATGTGCGTCCGGGCTACGAGGAGACGGATTTCGACCGGGCGGTCGGGTGGTCGAAGGCCCTTGCCGCGGTCTACGCGATGCAGAAGAAGGAGGGGATGGATCCTCCAAAGATCGTCTCGGTCGAGCTGGGCAGTCCCGTGCCGAAGCAGGGGGTCGGGACGCCCCGCAGAGGCGCCGACTACGCCATCGAGCCCAGCTCCGAGTTCGTCCCGCTCTCCGGGACCGCCTTCTCCGGGATGACGCGGAGCTACCTCAAGGCGACGCTTGAGGGGAAAAACATCTTGTGGGGGTACTGCGGTTTTGCCTTCTCCAGGGAACGGGACGGCGAGTACGTGCAGTCGCTCTCCCAGTTGCTGCCGGCGGAAAATATCAACCCCGACGAGGAGACGACAGACATCGGGACGCCCGTCTTTCGGGACGGACGGAACGAGCTGCTCTATCAGCTTGCCGGGCTCCTTCACTATTTTTCCAACGGGGAGAGTCGGTCGCTGGTCCAGGTCGACGCGGTGGACGTCTCGAACCCGAAGCTCATCACCGTCTCGGGGCTCTACTCCTCCCCGGGGCTGGGGAAGGATATTCCGGTTCAGATCGGCGTCGAATCGGACTTCGGCTCCATCGTCTCGATGGCCGGTGTCGTGACGGATGCCGGTGGAAAGATGACGGTGGTGGCCATCACTCCCAAACCACAGGACGTGTTTCGTCCTCTCCTGAACAAGATTGCGGACGGAAAGCTCGTGCAGGTTGTGGGGGATCCCATCGAGTGGAAGGACGGCCTCTCCGTCGTCGTGGAGCCCGTTCCGGCCGGGTCGTGGATGCGCGTCCTGGTCCAGGCGGAGTCCCTGGGCGGCGAGGGGGACATCCATATCGCTCCCCCCGTCCGGGCCGCGGAAAATCCGATGGTGACGCCCTATCTGAAGGTGACGCAGGAGCGGGGCTACGAGCACTTCCTCGGGCGTTACGCGGCCGTGGGGATCGTCCCCTCCCGGACGGGCACGAACAGCCTCCTGGCCCCCAATGGTGCGGTCCTGGAGATCGAACAGGCAAGTGGCCGGGAAATGGCGTTCGCCGCCACGCTCTCGGCGTTCGGCTCGGATCCGGTCCATCTTCGGCTGCTTGTGCAGCCGGAAGGATTGCCGATCGTGAGGTCGGTGGTGCCGGGAGAAGGTGGGGCGCTTACCTTGGTGAAGAGCGACTTCGCCCTGCTGGTTCCGGAGGAAGGCCGCTACTCCTGGAGGATGATCGACTGCGCCAGCGGCAGTCATATCCAGTTGATCCCGCTGGACGACTTGTGGTTCCCCGCCGGCTATCTGGAGGGGGAGTGGAGCGGGGACGACGGCAGCACCCTGACCTTCCGGGGGGGACAGGCGGGCTACGCCCCGGCCGGGGGCGCCCTCCGCCAGGGCTCCTTCACGCTCTCGGACAATCGGGTGACCCTGACGCCGTCCGACGGACAACCCCTCGTGCTCTTCACCGCCTACAACCCGGAGACAAAAGCCTTGGTCGTCACCTTCGCCGATACGGAGACGGCCACGGTGTACAACAGGCAAGCGGGCTCCCCCCCTCACCCGCAGCCTCCCCACCCGGACCCTTCTCAGCCGCAGTACCCCTCTCAGTCCGTGCCTCCGCAGCCTCAGGTGCCTCCGCAGGGGGCGACGCTCGACGGGGTCTGGGGTGCCTTTGTCAACGGGCAGCAGCTGGTGATGCAGATTCAGGGGAACCAGTACGGAGTG
- a CDS encoding M20 family metallopeptidase — MSAKIDRDKTLAILQQLIRLRTLLPCADEKDLVRYILSLFPSGVLEANVVDHGDNRASLVAILPGHDRSRKLALAGHTDTQAVFRRSDWDYSPFGGHYRDGCVYGRGSANMKGGIASMIMALLYLAETERRPPVDVALCLCADGDSSEMTGSTAIARGGFLEGTREILFAEPTEQRIGIAQRGGIWLEVEAEGRSCYACRSELGVNAVEELIRFYELLRPRIADTGRSEHPLFGKATCTLTGLNGGLQVNLIPDAATATLDIRLLPDQDNEEILQTIRELAEERMRATPGLSIELRLRNSRPSVGMEASAPMVRRFEAVLRSMGRATERTGLYYLTDACVLVPALGVPFLFYGPGEDVYTCLTNERIALDAVVDVAEVYLSYILSWEER; from the coding sequence ATGAGCGCGAAGATTGACAGGGACAAGACCCTCGCGATACTTCAACAGCTGATCCGTCTGCGCACGCTTCTCCCCTGTGCGGACGAGAAAGACTTGGTGCGTTACATCCTGTCCCTCTTTCCTTCGGGCGTGCTGGAGGCGAACGTCGTCGACCACGGGGACAATCGGGCATCCCTGGTCGCGATCCTTCCAGGGCACGATCGGAGCCGCAAATTGGCACTGGCCGGCCACACCGACACACAGGCGGTTTTCAGGCGTTCGGACTGGGACTACTCTCCCTTCGGCGGCCACTATCGGGACGGCTGCGTCTACGGTCGTGGGTCTGCCAACATGAAGGGCGGGATCGCCTCGATGATCATGGCATTGCTTTATCTCGCCGAGACAGAGAGACGGCCGCCTGTCGACGTTGCTCTTTGCCTTTGCGCCGACGGAGACTCCAGCGAGATGACGGGCTCGACCGCCATAGCGCGGGGCGGTTTTCTGGAGGGAACTCGAGAGATCCTCTTTGCCGAGCCCACGGAACAGCGCATCGGTATCGCCCAGAGAGGTGGGATCTGGCTGGAGGTCGAGGCGGAAGGGCGATCCTGCTACGCCTGCCGCAGCGAGCTGGGGGTCAACGCCGTGGAGGAGCTGATCCGCTTTTACGAACTCCTTCGGCCGCGCATCGCGGACACAGGGCGCAGCGAACACCCCCTCTTCGGCAAAGCCACCTGCACTCTGACGGGGCTGAACGGCGGGCTTCAGGTCAACTTGATCCCCGATGCCGCAACAGCCACGCTGGACATCCGCCTGCTGCCCGACCAGGACAACGAAGAGATCCTGCAGACGATCCGAGAGCTCGCCGAAGAGAGGATGCGGGCGACTCCGGGACTGTCGATCGAGCTGCGCCTCAGAAACAGCCGCCCTTCGGTGGGGATGGAAGCCTCCGCCCCCATGGTGCGTCGGTTCGAGGCCGTGCTGAGATCGATGGGGCGTGCCACGGAACGTACGGGGCTTTACTATCTGACCGACGCCTGCGTGCTGGTTCCGGCTCTGGGAGTCCCTTTCCTGTTCTACGGACCTGGAGAGGATGTCTATACCTGCCTGACCAACGAACGGATCGCTCTCGACGCCGTGGTCGACGTGGCGGAGGTCTACCTGAGTTATATTCTGAGCTGGGAAGAAAGGTAG